One stretch of Clostridia bacterium DNA includes these proteins:
- a CDS encoding 1-acyl-sn-glycerol-3-phosphate acyltransferase: MKKEPVRFDMTLKPIRTRWYLRPLTLLLSLPDVIAHKAKITKTGMDGIKPPYLLLCNHNAFMDFKVATKAIWPSRANYVVAIDGFIGREWLLRNVGCICKRKFTQDVILIRQLLRVIKNGDIAVVYPEARYSLCGTTAVLPEGLGMLCKMLKVPVVTLICHGHHVNSPFWNLKNRKVKPIEAELKLQYTSEELEKATTDEINEKLVSAFRYDDYAWQKERGIRVKAPWRAEGLHKVLYQCPKCHAEYKMTSKGDELICTACGKRWKYGEDGALTAVEGVTEFAHIPDWYEWERENVRREVAEGRYSTGEMPVTVDSLPNAKKFIRLGEGVMTHDMNGFRVKGVDFDGDEFEMVKPVPSLYSCHIEYEYLGKHGDCVDLNTLEDTWYIYPHDCEFAVTKMALATEELYYAFRAAEGKPCKPGLA; this comes from the coding sequence ATGAAAAAAGAACCCGTAAGGTTCGATATGACTCTCAAGCCGATACGCACGAGGTGGTACCTGCGGCCGCTGACGCTGCTGCTGAGTCTGCCGGACGTCATCGCGCACAAGGCGAAGATAACGAAGACCGGCATGGACGGCATAAAGCCGCCCTACCTGCTGCTCTGCAACCACAACGCGTTCATGGACTTCAAGGTCGCGACGAAGGCGATCTGGCCGAGCCGCGCGAACTACGTCGTCGCGATAGACGGTTTCATCGGGCGCGAGTGGCTGCTGCGGAACGTCGGCTGCATCTGCAAGCGCAAGTTCACGCAGGACGTCATACTCATCCGCCAGCTTCTGCGCGTTATTAAAAACGGCGACATCGCCGTCGTCTACCCCGAGGCGCGCTATTCCCTCTGCGGCACGACTGCGGTGCTTCCCGAAGGGCTCGGCATGCTCTGCAAGATGCTCAAAGTTCCGGTCGTCACGCTGATATGCCACGGGCATCACGTCAACTCGCCATTCTGGAACCTTAAAAACCGCAAGGTAAAGCCCATCGAGGCGGAGCTAAAGCTGCAGTACACCTCCGAGGAGCTCGAAAAAGCGACAACCGACGAGATAAACGAAAAGCTCGTAAGCGCGTTCCGATACGACGACTACGCATGGCAGAAGGAGCGCGGCATACGCGTTAAGGCGCCGTGGCGCGCCGAGGGACTGCACAAGGTGCTTTATCAGTGCCCGAAGTGCCACGCCGAGTATAAGATGACATCGAAGGGCGACGAGCTCATCTGCACCGCCTGCGGAAAGCGCTGGAAATACGGCGAGGACGGCGCGCTTACCGCAGTCGAAGGCGTAACGGAGTTCGCGCATATCCCCGACTGGTACGAATGGGAGCGCGAAAACGTGCGCCGCGAGGTCGCCGAAGGCAGATATTCCACCGGCGAGATGCCGGTGACGGTCGATTCCCTGCCGAACGCAAAAAAGTTCATACGCCTCGGCGAAGGCGTTATGACGCACGATATGAACGGCTTCCGCGTGAAAGGCGTCGACTTCGACGGCGACGAATTCGAGATGGTCAAGCCGGTGCCGTCGCTCTACTCCTGCCACATCGAGTATGAGTATCTCGGCAAGCACGGCGACTGCGTCGACCTGAACACGCTGGAGGATACGTGGTATATCTACCCGCACGACTGCGAGTTCGCGGTCACGAAGATGGCGCTCGCGACGGAGGAGCTTTATTACGCCTTCCGCGCCGCCGAAGGCAAGCCCTGCAAGCCGGGCCTGGCGTGA
- the rplM gene encoding 50S ribosomal protein L13, whose translation MSTFMAKPADIQRKWYVIDAAGKPLGRVATVAASILRGKHTPEYTPHVDCGDHVIVINAAKVILTGNKLDEKMYRRHSGYIGGLKEVPYRRLMESDPEFVMTKAVKGMLPDNTIGRNSIKRLRVYAGDQHEHAAQKPEAYEL comes from the coding sequence ATGTCAACTTTTATGGCGAAACCCGCTGACATACAGCGCAAATGGTATGTCATCGACGCGGCCGGCAAGCCGCTGGGACGCGTTGCTACCGTCGCCGCCAGCATTCTGCGCGGCAAGCACACTCCCGAATACACCCCTCACGTTGACTGCGGCGATCACGTTATCGTCATCAACGCCGCCAAGGTGATCCTGACCGGCAACAAGCTGGATGAGAAGATGTACAGACGTCACTCCGGCTACATCGGCGGCCTCAAGGAAGTCCCCTACAGACGCCTTATGGAGAGCGATCCCGAGTTCGTTATGACCAAGGCCGTCAAGGGAATGCTTCCCGACAACACCATCGGCAGAAATTCCATCAAGAGACTTCGCGTTTACGCGGGCGATCAGCACGAGCACGCCGCCCAGAAGCCCGAAGCTTACGAACTGTGA
- the rpsI gene encoding 30S ribosomal protein S9: MYDTKPYLYGTGRRKSSVARVRLYSGEGKVIINGRSIDEYFGLDTLKLIVRQPLVLTATEGKYDVICTVAGGGVTGQAGAIRHGISRALLQAGDELRPALKKAGFLTRDPRMKERKKYGLKAARRAPQFSKR; the protein is encoded by the coding sequence ATGTACGATACGAAACCCTATCTTTACGGAACCGGCAGAAGAAAGTCTTCCGTCGCCAGAGTCCGCCTCTACAGCGGTGAAGGCAAGGTCATAATCAACGGCAGAAGCATCGACGAGTACTTCGGTCTCGACACGCTCAAGCTGATCGTTCGTCAGCCCCTCGTTCTTACGGCGACCGAGGGCAAGTACGACGTTATCTGCACCGTCGCCGGCGGCGGCGTTACCGGTCAGGCCGGCGCCATCCGTCACGGCATTTCCCGCGCTCTGCTTCAGGCGGGCGACGAGCTTCGCCCCGCGCTCAAGAAGGCGGGCTTCCTGACGAGAGATCCTCGTATGAAGGAAAGAAAGAAGTACGGCCTCAAAGCCGCCCGTCGCGCTCCTCAGTTCAGCAAGCGCTGA
- a CDS encoding G5 domain-containing protein, with translation MRKEKLLENIRIYSHSKALFGAMFLIFVVGVFMYVILGSNMFLVSVDGNDRAIITVRRDMQGVIDICGVELAEDDVVEFTEPTDVAGTLTVRRAFYVSVTADNFTETISVIDGTVRDALETCEIVLGEFDEVTPSRDTLLAGNMNIKVTRVTYETREVEESIPYSTKEYYSIEYLKKTRTVTRPGEKGVRTTTYRDKYVDGERVESTVVSVKTTKKPVDELVAVGTSTQQLLSKHRQLAQLQAGEKTPPTEYQKVMVMQGTAYTYSSIEKYNVTALGMPVREGAVAVDPKVIPYGTILYVESVDGRFNYGYCIAEDTGGGIKGNRIDLFYESNTTVGRFGRRDVRVYIIG, from the coding sequence ATGAGAAAAGAGAAGCTCCTGGAGAACATAAGAATATACTCGCACAGCAAAGCGTTGTTCGGCGCGATGTTCCTTATATTCGTTGTCGGCGTATTTATGTACGTCATTTTAGGGAGCAATATGTTTCTGGTATCCGTCGACGGCAACGACAGAGCGATAATAACAGTGCGCAGGGATATGCAGGGCGTGATAGACATCTGCGGCGTCGAGCTGGCCGAAGACGACGTGGTCGAATTCACCGAACCGACCGACGTCGCCGGAACGCTCACGGTCAGACGCGCTTTCTACGTCAGCGTCACCGCGGATAACTTCACCGAAACGATCTCCGTCATCGACGGCACCGTCAGAGACGCTCTGGAGACCTGCGAAATCGTCCTCGGCGAGTTCGACGAGGTAACGCCGTCGCGGGATACGCTCCTCGCCGGCAATATGAATATAAAAGTCACCCGCGTCACCTACGAAACGCGCGAAGTCGAGGAGAGCATCCCGTATTCGACAAAGGAATATTATTCCATTGAATACCTGAAAAAGACGCGCACCGTCACCCGCCCGGGCGAGAAGGGCGTAAGGACGACTACCTACCGGGACAAATACGTCGACGGAGAGCGCGTCGAATCCACCGTCGTTTCCGTGAAAACGACGAAAAAGCCCGTCGACGAGCTTGTCGCCGTCGGAACATCCACGCAGCAGCTTCTGAGCAAGCACAGGCAGCTCGCGCAGCTGCAGGCCGGAGAGAAAACGCCCCCGACCGAATACCAGAAGGTAATGGTGATGCAGGGCACCGCCTACACCTACTCTTCGATTGAGAAGTACAACGTCACGGCGCTCGGAATGCCCGTGCGCGAAGGCGCCGTCGCGGTCGACCCGAAGGTCATACCCTACGGCACTATCCTTTACGTCGAGTCGGTCGACGGCAGGTTCAACTACGGCTACTGCATCGCGGAAGATACCGGCGGCGGCATAAAGGGCAACCGCATCGACCTCTTCTATGAGAGCAACACGACGGTCGGCCGCTTCGGCAGGCGCGACGTCAGAGTTTACATTATCGGCTGA
- a CDS encoding DUF1730 domain-containing protein has product MEKNGIRIFGELPAEEAETLKPPMENVRSYIVMLLPYHTPDVKRNVAKFACFPDYHTSIKALLGKVCAELESKYRGEKFKPSVDSSPLFEVKCAAKCGLGIIGKNGLLINDTYGSYCFIAEIASTMESGKSDNLLPREAGIACKECGACIAACPHGALSAAGFDAAKCVSHVSQKKGKLTPEEERMIASADYIWGCDRCQDSCPLNERIKDTHLRCFMETTPIVTEELINDPEFFNASAFAWRGREPILRNIRLQKEKK; this is encoded by the coding sequence TTGGAGAAAAACGGAATAAGAATTTTCGGCGAACTGCCGGCGGAAGAAGCGGAGACGCTGAAGCCGCCGATGGAAAACGTGCGCTCGTATATCGTGATGCTGCTCCCTTACCATACGCCCGACGTCAAGCGCAACGTGGCGAAGTTCGCCTGCTTCCCGGACTACCATACTTCGATAAAAGCCCTGCTCGGCAAGGTTTGCGCTGAGCTTGAAAGCAAATACCGCGGCGAAAAGTTCAAGCCGTCGGTAGACAGTTCGCCCCTTTTCGAAGTCAAATGCGCGGCAAAATGCGGGCTCGGCATTATCGGAAAGAACGGGCTTTTGATTAACGATACGTACGGCAGTTACTGCTTCATAGCGGAAATAGCGTCCACTATGGAGAGCGGGAAGAGCGATAATCTCCTGCCGCGTGAAGCGGGGATCGCGTGCAAAGAGTGCGGCGCGTGTATCGCGGCTTGTCCGCACGGAGCGCTTTCCGCCGCCGGCTTCGACGCCGCGAAATGCGTTTCGCACGTTTCGCAGAAGAAAGGGAAGCTGACTCCGGAGGAGGAGCGTATGATCGCTTCCGCGGACTACATATGGGGCTGCGATCGCTGTCAGGACTCCTGTCCGCTGAACGAAAGAATAAAGGATACGCATCTGCGCTGCTTTATGGAAACCACGCCGATCGTTACGGAAGAACTGATAAACGATCCGGAGTTTTTCAACGCGTCCGCGTTCGCGTGGCGCGGCAGGGAGCCGATACTCCGTAATATCCGGCTGCAAAAAGAGAAAAAATGA
- a CDS encoding CBS domain-containing protein: MSKTVVAADSGQSVCEVARLMREHDVGAIPVFERDVIAGIVTDRDVVLRCVAAGKDPSECRAGEIMSGGAVSVTPNQSVADAARIMAAVKIRRLPVIDDGRLAGMVSFGDIARSRADDAEISEAISEISTPFK, encoded by the coding sequence ATGAGCAAAACTGTCGTAGCGGCGGACAGCGGACAGTCCGTCTGCGAGGTGGCGCGGCTGATGCGCGAGCACGACGTGGGAGCGATCCCCGTCTTTGAGCGCGACGTAATCGCAGGAATAGTCACCGACAGAGACGTCGTGCTGCGCTGCGTGGCGGCGGGGAAGGACCCGTCGGAATGCAGGGCGGGCGAGATAATGTCCGGCGGCGCGGTTTCGGTAACTCCGAACCAGAGCGTCGCGGACGCCGCCAGGATAATGGCGGCGGTAAAGATAAGGCGGCTTCCCGTCATCGACGACGGGCGTCTCGCCGGAATGGTGTCCTTCGGCGACATCGCGAGAAGCAGGGCGGATGACGCGGAGATAAGCGAAGCGATCTCCGAAATATCCACCCCGTTCAAATAG
- the prfB gene encoding peptide chain release factor 2, with product MIEFDELKLRLNGLKKGLPDLKRAMCIDDLREELKRLEEEAQDPAFWNDVELSGKNQQKTKSVSSKIKAYTDLVTEFDDAETIIDIAVEGDDESLLGEAKAAVDKAEADLEHLRVSTLLSGEYDGCNAILTFHPGAGGTEAQDWAQMLYRMYTRWTERSGYKYKLLDWLDGDGAGIKSATILVEGENAYGYLRSEAGVHRLVRISPFDASGRRQTSFASVDVTPEIDDSIEVEINPDDLRVDTYRSSGAGGQHVNKTESAIRITHIPTGIVVACQNERSQHQNREVAMRMLKSKLIEIKEREHLSRIEDIKGSQKDIGWGSQIRSYVFMPYTLVKDNRTGYEVGNINAVMDGDLDGFINAYLRAKSEGSIE from the coding sequence ATGATCGAATTCGATGAACTGAAATTGAGACTCAACGGACTTAAAAAAGGCCTGCCCGACCTTAAGCGTGCCATGTGCATAGACGATCTTCGCGAAGAGCTGAAGCGTCTGGAAGAGGAAGCGCAGGACCCGGCCTTCTGGAACGACGTCGAGCTTTCCGGCAAGAACCAGCAGAAGACGAAGTCCGTTTCATCCAAGATAAAGGCGTATACCGACCTCGTCACCGAGTTCGACGACGCGGAGACGATAATCGACATCGCCGTTGAAGGCGACGACGAATCGCTCCTCGGCGAAGCGAAGGCGGCGGTAGACAAGGCAGAAGCCGACCTGGAGCACCTGCGTGTTTCCACGCTGCTTTCCGGCGAATACGACGGCTGCAACGCGATACTTACCTTCCATCCCGGCGCGGGCGGCACCGAGGCGCAGGACTGGGCTCAGATGCTTTACCGTATGTATACGCGCTGGACGGAGCGCAGCGGCTATAAGTACAAGCTGCTCGACTGGCTCGACGGCGACGGCGCGGGCATCAAGAGCGCGACCATCCTCGTCGAAGGCGAAAACGCCTACGGCTATCTCCGCAGCGAAGCGGGAGTCCACCGCCTCGTACGCATCTCGCCGTTCGACGCTTCGGGCAGAAGGCAGACCTCCTTCGCGTCCGTCGACGTTACGCCGGAGATTGACGACAGCATCGAGGTCGAGATAAACCCGGACGACCTGCGCGTCGATACATACCGCAGCAGCGGCGCGGGCGGCCAGCACGTCAACAAGACCGAATCCGCCATCCGCATCACACACATCCCGACCGGCATCGTCGTAGCGTGCCAGAACGAGCGCAGCCAGCACCAGAACCGCGAAGTCGCCATGCGTATGCTGAAGTCAAAGCTCATTGAGATCAAAGAGAGGGAACACCTCAGCCGCATCGAAGACATCAAGGGCTCGCAGAAAGACATCGGCTGGGGCTCGCAGATACGCTCCTACGTTTTCATGCCTTACACGCTCGTCAAGGATAACCGCACCGGCTACGAAGTCGGCAACATAAACGCCGTTATGGACGGCGATCTTGACGGCTTTATCAACGCCTACCTCCGCGCGAAGAGCGAAGGCTCGATAGAATAA